GGATATGcttcaattgttttattaaaatggtcACCTGGGAAGTTATTTTCGTACATAAGAAATTTGGTAGATAAAAATAGGTGCGAAGCATTTAAgtggtttttataatcaaaccgTTCTTTAACgttgacaataaaaatgtcacaTACTTCTTTTGCAGCAATTTTTCTTGTTTCAATAGTATCATCATGTTTTCGTTTTTTCGTTGGATGATTTTGAGAAGTTTCAAAGATGTTATCAATATTCTGtctttcttttaatatattttcttcgaACCGAAAAATTGCCTTTGAAAGTTCTACAGGATCCATAGTTGGTTTTTGTagttgattatataaaatatcaacatgaGGCATTAAAGAATGAAACACTCttaaccaaaatataaatctatcgtCAATTAACATCCGATGCAAAGCTCCAGCTTGATTAATTGCTATCAGTGGCGTAAATTGGGCTAAATTGTTAGGGTTGCAATCAGTTTCTAGGTTAGACAGACTTGTGGGGGGCTTTGCCCCCCACACCcccctaaaatattttattttattctagatttaacattacaagtacataaattcaacaaaactattttaaccttaaacacatattgtatctattggcaattagtattatgaatatacgCTATAAATAGggtatataattacttactgtcaataaaatatttataattttcttaaacaatatatgagtacattaaaaaaaaacaatttttttattttataaaatttatattttaataacagctgccatttatattttttgtgtaatataatacctaatacaatataatatatatatatacattataggtagatttaaaatattagttggtTTTTTACTGAgggaataatatcatttactgCAGTAGTAATCGGCGGCCTCTACATTCTGCGGCAGCACTGAATTTTTCTATTACTAAATCTTTATCTATAAGAGATGATCTTTCACGTTCAATTTGCAAGATTCCAAGACTGTTTAATCTTGATTGTCCCATTGtggttttaaatatgtttttaacctACGTAAACAAGAAAAACTTCTTTCGCATGATGCGGAGTTAGTtggtatagtaataaataattgtatcaaaCTTGTTAATGTTGGAAATCCAGctttataattttctgatgcaatgaaattgatttttgattgCACATTACTTTGATTATGTACAGCTTTATACatcctatttaaaatttttgtttctgCTTTAAGATTATCCTCATCAaaaccatacattttatttatttctttaaaagaattattatttggagTATCATTTAAGAGTATGTCTTGcatacagtttaaaatatataaattattttcttcaaaCCTTTCACTCatgtcatttataatattatccagaacagcaaaatatatatttattttataatgtttatttatggtAGTATTTTCAACCTCCTTCAATCCACCGCCAAGTTTAGCTGGTATTTTTTGCTTTCTGGGAAGTATAGGAGAagaaacattatattgttttcttaaaatgtctaCTTCATTCCAagtgttattaaaactttCTTCACACCGCATATTGCATAATTCTTGTATTGTTTCTTTTGCCATTGACTGtacattactataaattattgaacttgattgtaaatactttgataaaatattagttaacaaCAGTATCTTTTTAAGaaagtatatacaaaataaaaattcaaaagtatttattgaCTTTAGTAATGCATTAGCATCAGATCCATAAACAGCATCATTTTCCGAAATATCTTCTAAAGTACTAACCAcagtttgaaaattgaataaaaccgCCTTGAGGGCATCTAGTCGGCAACTCCACCTAGTATCACTGAgactttttaaagttttaggtCCTTCacatgtacttatatttaaaactgaatacattttttcaaaaatcgcATGCCTCTTGGATGATGcaccaataaaattatgtaatgtatttaatgttcCAAATACATTTCTTACATAAGATACTTGTTTAGCCAAATCTATAaggcataaatttaaaatatgtgcatTACAGTGAATGTACATTGCTAAATGATTTTCTTCTTTAATTCTTGCTTGTACCCCTTTATACGACCCTCTCATTGACGCTGCACCGTCGTAACACTGCCCTCTcaagttttctatttttaaaccatGAGATACAAGAgttgattttattaacattgaaAGTGTTTCTCCATCTgtattttctgttttataaaaaccaagaAAAACTTCTGCTGGAGATAAATCTTTTGTTGcgtatcttataataattgcgACTTGTTCATGTCGAGACAAATCTTGAGTTTCGTCAACTATTATACTGAAAATACCCGCAGCTATtacattatcaattatattttcaataacaatattagctAAATACTCAAGAAATGTATTTGTGTAATCACCACTGACATAACGAAATGTCttttctttttcaataaaatatcgttgaataatatcattatcttTAGCACGAAGTGTTAATAGTTCTAGAAAGTTTCCTTTGTTTGAAGAGTCTTCGTCTACTCTATGACCTCTGATAGCTATTCCTTGACGAGCACAAAAAAGTAAACTgtctaaaatacattttaaataggcTCGATTATCAGCTACTATCTGCTGATGGTGTGTATTAACTTTGCTAATTATACTCCCAGATttcttagaatttttataaccAGCTAATTTGGCACTAGCTTCTTTGTGtccaaatgatttttcatgcTGAGGAAAAGACTTGAAACTAGCTTTTGACCATTGCTTGAATCCAACACTAACAAAAGTTGGATCTGATGTTTTAGATGGAAAAACACGacagtaaaaacaatatgcaGAGTTACTGCTAGGACTATATTCTATCCAAGGAAAAGAAGTATACCACTCTGTTCGAAATTTTCTTCCTAAATGCTGtggaaatataatgttatttggtTGATACGGTCCAAACccacttgaaaataaaattaaagcattTGTATTCTTATGACCAGGATCTCGATTAAGATTGTCACTTatctagataaatatatatacttgaaattaaaataaattttaacaaataccatatacaattattcaatttattaaagagtataaaaatgagtgaatattgactattttgtacaacatttaaaattctacaaattgaaattataattatttcaatacttgttttatgttttgtgaTTGCATgtacatactatttaaaattcaaaacttttatcattggtttaaagattaaaattgaatgcaatattttatatttaccaataGTGTATTTGTAGTTTGATCTGACTTTGATGTACCTACATGGCTAGATATAGCATTCTGAATTTGATTTATGTCCTTG
This genomic stretch from Rhopalosiphum maidis isolate BTI-1 chromosome 3, ASM367621v3, whole genome shotgun sequence harbors:
- the LOC113560007 gene encoding zinc finger MYM-type protein 1-like; the encoded protein is MDKFLIKVSKSKKNTNAEKNVNLPEENHLSPEKRSKMDILPNTKDINQIQNAISSHVGTSKSDQTTNTLLISDNLNRDPGHKNTNALILFSSGFGPYQPNNIIFPQHLGRKFRTEWYTSFPWIEYSPSSNSAYCFYCRVFPSKTSDPTFVSVGFKQWSKASFKSFPQHEKSFGHKEASAKLAGYKNSKKSGSIISKVNTHHQQIVADNRAYLKCILDSLLFCARQGIAIRGHRVDEDSSNKGNFLELLTLRAKDNDIIQRYFIEKEKTFRYVSGDYTNTFLEYLANIVIENIIDNVIAAGIFSIIVDETQDLSRHEQVAIIIRYATKDLSPAEVFLGFYKTENTDGETLSMLIKSTLVSHGLKIENLRGQCYDGAASMRGSYKGVQARIKEENHLAMYIHCNAHILNLCLIDLAKQVSYVRNVFGTLNTLHNFIGASSKRHAIFEKMYSVLNISTCEGPKTLKSLSDTRWSCRLDALKAVLFNFQTVVSTLEDISENDAVYGSDANALLKSINTFEFLFCIYFLKKILLLTNILSKYLQSSSIIYSNVQSMAKETIQELCNMRCEESFNNTWNEVDILRKQYNVSSPILPRKQKIPAKLGGGLKEVENTTINKHYKINIYFAVLDNIINDMSERFEENNLYILNCMQDILLNDTPNNNSFKEINKMYGFDEDNLKAETKILNRMYKAVHNQSNVQSKINFIASENYKAGFPTLTSLIQLFITIPTNSASCERSFSCLRRLKTYLKPQWDNQD